The Rosa rugosa chromosome 3, drRosRugo1.1, whole genome shotgun sequence sequence GAACATGAATTTTAATAAAGATCACTTCTTAACCAGCAAACATGAATTGATCACTCTAATTTACAACTGAGTTCACTCCGTGTTCCATGTTTTCAAACTTTTTTCTCTTTAGTTGAACAGGTTTTCACATTAATAAACCAAACAAAGAAAGGAATTCAATTCATTAACTCAACCAAATTGGTGGCTGTGCAACGCAAAATTTGATTGTACTCCTTAGAATCTCTCTGATGGTGAAAACTAATTAACCTGGACCGAGATTTCGACTATTCATTTAGATCCAAATTACAAGTGTTTCTTGTGCAGAACATAAAAAACATAATTTGTAAGCCAGATTTTCATTTGATGTATGCCAGCAGATCTAAACTCGAAATAGTGAAAGAAAATAGACGAATTACCTTGCAAGCCGGAATAGTGGACACCGAGGCCAAGCTAGTAGGCGTAGCCACTGATTGGTGTGAGATCTTAGACATTGAGATAACCTTACAATTCACTCCTACtccaacaaaataacaaaaaaaactaTGAAGATTTCACGCAAGAGTCGATGCAATCTACAAAAACAGATCGAAAATCCAAAAGCAGAAAATTCAAAGTCCAATACCACAAGTCGGGATCAGCAATCGGCGACGAATCAGAAGCACATGCGCCGACTATCACGGTTGCAACAAAGCACATTCACTGGAATCGAGCCGCCGCCGCCCTCCGATTCCGGAATCCAACGGGAATTGGAAATTTTTTGCTCCTTCCCTTGGTCTCTCTCCGAAATAGCCAAGAACAAGAGAGAGAAGATTTGAGCTCTAGGATTTTTTTTACTCTAAGGGCATAATGGGAATCAGAAAAATttaaaactgaccttttttaacattaaTTCATTactaataaggactaaattagtattattaacaattcataatggacatttttatcaagtggaaaactaggtgacatttttatcatttcacactttaatgtgaccttttccatcatttccctataataataagcgaagaaaaagaaaaaaaaaacaagaaaataaaaaaaatgcaaaaaaaaaaaaacagaaaaaaaatgcaaaaaagaaaaaaaaaatcttttttttttttatagttttttttttgtcttgaaatgaccattttagccctcaaaagtcagacttaactgtccaaattggacgaaatagtagaaattggacacggatgatgaaatttgagagtacagggactaacatgattaaattgaaactagagggactaacatgatgacgacccctaacctcaggggggtaaactgaaattagtccattAAATAAAATAGAGGATTTGGTTTAGAGGGTAAGAGCAATTCGAAGCGCCATGAAAAGAGTGACCAACTATCAGAAAAGCTTCCCCCATCCCATGATTTGATTTATTGAACAAGGTAATTGAAAAGAATGCCTAAACATGTTGACGTACGAGAATGAAGAAGACCGAATTAATTTAGTTATAAGAATCTCAGTTAACGAAAAGAACTAAATCGAATTCAAAGCTATTACTTGTTAAGTACACATGATTTGGACATATGTACGTACTatatgttgagaatatatatacatcccacataggaaaaatgagacattgcctatgggtttataagggtttgggccactccatccattgccaattggttttggatgtgaacctcagattactttatcatggtatcagagccaggttacccacgtgtgcatgcctaacggccacacgggctccacgtcacccaagttgtccacgtgtatggcttgaaaaattcgccacacgtgcgggggcgtgttgagaatatatatacatcccacatgggaaaaatgggaccttgcctatgggtttataagggtttggaccactccatctattgccaattggttttggatgtgaacctcagattactttatcactaTATAGCAACAAATAATACAGGAGATTTAAATGACCATCAGTGCTCAATTGAAGTGCGTCCAAATTATTAGTTCATGTTTTCGCAATCTAGATAAACAGTCTTATCATCAATTGTTGGGGGAAACCAGAATGATTCTAGCAGAATGTGGGAAATAGACGATGTAGTAGATTTGGAATTTGCTTGATGCTTCTGTCTTTTAGAGAATATACACCATGTTCCGGTAATATATGATGTGTCGCACGCCTTCTTCAAGGATAGCAGCAGTGAAGTATATACGATCTTCTTCAAATAGTGAAAACTTTCCAATTGGTAAAGAAACGCCATCCATCTGTGCCGAAAAACAATGCATGACAGCCCAAGCTTTGCAGCTTGACACAGCTTGCACATCACGGGAACAATCAGTACTCACTCGTAGTTTGAAGACTTCACATCCAGCCACATGATGTCGAAACCCTACTTCTGTTCCCTCGGCATATTGTGTTCTCACAAGTAAGACATCACCACCAGCTAGACTCCACCAAGTAAATATCTTTGTTTCTATTACTGACTAATGCCTCGAACATCTTAGCCATAATGCTGTCGATGAACGTACGTACGGCAGTGGCGGAACCACAAATTGATCTCCATTGGGGTACttgaaagtaaaaaaaaaaaaaatttgaaacttagaatatatcaaaattttaagaaaaataaaaaattagaatAAGATGAGGGAAAGatcaatattattttttaaaattaaatattttattgaTCAAACATTAAAACATTTAAACTTTAAAACTATATGAAAGAATAGTGTTAATGTTTTTTTGTTGAGAAGTAAGAATAGTATTAATgttaaaaacagaaagaaatcaaacaaaatattaacatATTGTTGATAGTAGCAGCATTCTAACTTGAGACCAACCCTCacatatttgttttttttttaaccaagcaTGCAATtctcattcaactcaagccagaatggcacagGTACACAACAGCCTTTtgtgttagagcaactccaacagcttctccatatttggatttttctctactttagggaaaaatgagcattttttgctccaacagattccctataactatcgctattttagggaaaatgaggaaagagaaaaccaaattccctatatttacagcaatctctaaaattttaaggaagaatatggagattttagagattggtttaaaatagggaatctgttggagttggagaagaaaaagatgctaaagttttgacttttgcttccctattatacagaaattatagggaagctgttggagttgctcttaataTGAAACCACAAACAAATATAATGAAAATCTCACTGGGGCATGGGACCCACCGTGCCCCAACATGGCTCAGGCCCGGCCTTGGCGACAGCCCAGGGCTGCAGAAGAAATGGGGCACCAATTGTAAAAGCCCAATGTATATATGTGTTTGGTGAGAGGGCATTTTTGGAATgatataggaaaaaaaaaactaatcagAAAAACTAAAAAGTCAAAGAAGTTGTATTTAattagggtggtgctattcacacacctattttttctattcacacaccccatctatttttctattactttaattcaatttttttttttttttacaaatgaCCCTATCTACTCTCTCTAgtaattctgttttttttttttctttttatttggcaattcaatcatgaattatgaatcaaatatcattacacaataaatcaaattttttttttacctataaatgaaggagAAATAATACTTTCATTGAGTGGaatgacctgtattattagacaagGAATTTGTCATCTAACTGAatctaaattgcaaagtttgtcctcaTACTTTGCAAAGCACCAAACTcaatgcttgtttgtttatgaTTCTTACTCTAGGTGCATTCATCCTCAAATCAAAGAAAATCAACATTTTATCCACTTTAGCAATAAGCTTTCACACTGCAGCCGATGAagtacacaaaatttggagatGCTCTACGTAATATTGAATGACtagctagagaagtttttgatggaaaagaaaagagagaattgcaaagagttttgaagtaCTCTTTGTTTACGGAAAAATAAGGGTTTAGAATTTGGAGAtaattgacttgccaaatagaagaaagaaaaaagaaaaagaaacagaattgCAAAGGAGGGTAGTTAAgataatttgtaaaaaaaaattgaattaaagtaatagaaaaaataGATGGGGTGTGTGAATAACACCACcctttaattaaaataaaagttGGGATCTTTGTCCCAGGtcattcttctctttctttgcaACGTGACCAAtgtctttctctcttcttccataAAACAAGAAGACACTCTCTTTTCTCAACTTTTCCCTCCACATCTCTCTTAATCCATCATCTCTCACAAGCTCATCGAGTCATTGCCGCATATGATATTTCTTTTCTATGGTTTTCTCTtcagtgtttttttttcttttcttttttgttgcaTCTCCAGAAATTAGGATTTTCGAAATAATAAAAAGAGGTATGTCTTCTACTTTTTTAGACTACAATAGAGAATGAGAAAGAGATTATGCTtctttttttaatgaatttgGTTAACTCTCATTACTAATGCACATTTTGTTTATGATTTTGCTGAGTTTTACCGAAGGGTTTTTTTGGTTGTTGGAATTTTGCAATAGAGTTTGACATGTTCATTGAAAGataatttgtttttaaattttttaatttcattttagtTAAGAAAGAAATTTCATTTGATTTGTGTAGTTGTGTTGATCttcaaaaaattatgaaattaaaATTTATATAGACTTTGTTGCACTCTTGACAAATTTAGAAACAATGACTTATATCCAAGTTTATTAATATACAAATACGAGGCTTAAGAATGACTCTCGTCCGGGGCCTTGAAAGACTCAGGACCGACTCTGACATGGCTCTGCCTTTGAACTTACCAATGTTGATGATACATTAAAAGACATCACTTCTAAATTCTCTATTGTCTCACTCATCAATGTACAAGGCATATAATTTTCTTGTGAAATACCATATTGTCGGAAGGACCTGTGACTCCGGGCGACCATCCATCCCACAAATAACTTGGCCCGGGCTTACCACACAGAGATATCATAGTCTCTCCCTGTGTCGTAAGTAAAACTAATTAAAAGAGTGATAATCGAAGAATCACCTATGGTGTCTTCACTACTTGTCTCGGGTCTCTCAACAAGGATGAGTTTTTTAATGGCTGAACGTGAATACTGGAATTTCGGGTTTGATTCATAAGTTCAGCATTCAAGAGTGGATTCACTAGGGTATTTAACTTTTATCTTGCAACTTGAGGATCAGGATGGAGACATTGAGTAAGCACCTAACCATTGGATGATCCTACAACTCCATAGTCTTCTTCTTTTGGTATTATATTGTCAAACCTGTAAATCCTTTTGTCCGAGAGACACAAAACTcttgctctttttttttattttttattgataGTACATCCTTGATCACAAATTAAATACCAGCCATGACTTGGCCACTGGAGGATGGGGAGGGTTTTCCAATTGACCACGGTCCACGGTCACGCTTGAACTCTTGCATATCCTCTGGACTTGTTCTAGAAAGCTCTCCAAATTTTGATCGATGTATTGAGATTAAGGCTTAGGTCTATTCATATATTGCTCATCAGAAGAGAATTAAGCCCCAcaatatcttttctttttcgaGAATTGAGAAAAATTTTGGTGGCTATAGttggtgtcacgccccgaattttgaataaccaattcaaatccgaaacatgaataaacaattaatacaaataacgttctgaatttttttttctcagaaacaaacacaccactcgccactcaacacaaaactcgaaaacctcgagttaattattacaattcactcttacaaagtaaaattgtaaagctctaaatgagcataacaaacctcacaatataatgctgtaattcacataacactactctaagctgcccgatcaccgtcctggttctcctgacctgcagggttatccgctacaccgtttgaatagtgtaccgggattgcaacaacacaaaacccagtaagcttttgacagcccgtatgagtaaaaagaaagaactgttgatttattaaatttcagttcaagtaaaattcaacagtattacgtctgcaaagagacatcaaaccactcatgtaaaaccacaaggaatacattttcacaatcctcaaatcacaatacaccacactggtcctgcaaaaacccaacccacataacaccactttggtccatcccaacagcacgttagagctctaaccacatcgctaccagtcaccttggcctaggtgcaagtaatgcgacatacttcggttaataataaaccgtcgcgctttggacatccccgtcctcagcaccatatacttcggttaataataaaccgtcgcgctttggacatccccgtcctcagcacacaacttcggttaataataaaccgtcgcaccttggacatccccgtcctcagcacacaaacactccggttatccttaaccgtcgaacttcggacacctcatcctcagaaccctacattctctaactctatacatcctccaatgtaaatcatgaatattaacaagaactcatcaatcatgttcatcacatataaatatggtaagtcacatgtcaattcataataatttaatcatcccaattccacactcttcaatgtcacaccattcacatataatcacgtaaatatatatatacgtaattatccgctcagggataatcactaataccaactatagttcacatgcaataaaaccgagaaattcatttgtatagtaaaaatcattttacttacccatggaccgtagttgatcaagtccatatgattttaaaacaaatatttatttcataaatattttcacgcaattacgacaaaataaggtaattaaatttattcggttcgtaatatgaaccacgtgaggtttactcacctctaaattcccgctgcgtcttcttaacagctcaaaatacaatttcacgaatcgtccgccaaatccaaccgtcgatcacctaatcaaacatgaccttaacttagccaataactcaaagacaaaatcaaacgacaatccaacggtcggatcgaaattaaatgatgatccaacggtcggatcgaaatcaaatgatgatccaacggtcggatcctcacagatcgcctttaggatcatcctccaaaaatcattacgaagatccaacggtcggatcttcctgaatcgtccttactaacatctccgctaatttatacgaaaatccaacggacggattctcacgaatcgcctccctaatcactgtttagcaattatacgaagatccaacggtcggatcttcgcccatgaccacacaaagcctctggggcagtcatacgatcatcatatcaaaattataggttcatctgacggtcctaattccacagatcataaatctaacgatcgaaatcgatcgaaatctcaaaattcataactaattcatacgataaccgaaaaatgcgtataatacgccgaaatgatcgtatcgaaacatagaatcataaaatggacagaaactaaatttttgacctccggaggtggccggaaagggccgccggagttagggacagagccaccgccgaccaccacaattggtatcggggctgtgcttgtccccttcgttttctcattctggacacttttcataactagcacaagaccaaaaaatgacaggaagggatcgaaatgtaccaaaaatcagtcggtggccggaatttttccagaaaccggcgagctccaaaatcgacgtgaaaactacaacctcacgcctcgatcccttctggagaattgttcagaacttccttatgaactcaacaagccaagaatcacaagaaacgatcgtgtatagctcgagatatcttgatccgaaggttggttgttcgatccgcacgggtcgagctccgacgaacgtgaaaacgttcgatccagttccgatccttcttggtgcttgtataggaagatgaggcgagctcaatgagccaagaatcaagtgaaatggtgctctgtagctcgagatatcgagtttggaacgaaaacgagctaaaccggactcggggtcgccgccgtcgctgccggccgtgccgccgcgcaaggttacctccggtagctgcgcaaggtcgaggcgaagccgtggaaGGTGGTCTGAGGTTGTTTGGTGGTCTGTGGTGGATGGTGCAGCACGATGAACAAAgctctgttttgtttcttcgactgtgacgagaggaaacgagagagagaacgagagagaaatagagaggaaaggaattaagtttctgctgtcggtcgatcgagtgtcggcaacaattcatagtgctctaatcgacaatcatcatgaaaggtaaagaatgaaatgatcatgttccttgcttttgattaattataaaaaaatccggttattacaatctaccccccttaaaggaatttcgtcccgaaattcaagcacccaattccacaaagagctgtggatacttcactctcatgtcagactctaactcccatgatgcatcaccctcgtcatgatgactccacagcaccttcacaagattaacctccttcctacgaagcttcttcgtagacctatctaagatacgaacaggttcaacCACAAAGGTTACATCCGTGTTTACCTCAATCGTACCATGATCAATTACATGGGACTCATCTCGGACGTACTTCCTGAGCATAGACACATGAAAGACATTGTGTACACCAGACATGCTAACAGGTAAGGCAAGACGATATGCCACTTTCCCAACCCTTTCTAGAATCTCAAAGGGTCCAACATACCTTGGTGCGAGTTTTcccttcttgccaaatctcactACGCCTTTCATAGGTGAGACCTTCAAGAATACGTAATCACCCGTCTCGAACTCAACTGGTCTCCTCTTCAAGtctgcataactcttctgtctacttTGTGCTATTTGGATCCTATCCCGAATAGTAGTGATCTTCTCTGTAGTCTCCAGAACAAGTGCAGGACCAAAGAGTCCCTTCTCCCCTACTTCTGTCCAACAGATAGGAGttctacatggcctaccataaaGAGCCTCATACGGGGCCATGCCGATGCTGGcgtgataactgttgttgtaggCAAACTCTATCAATGGTAGATGATCCGCCCAACTTCCCTTAAAGTCCATCACACAAGCTCTAAGCATATCCTCCATCACCTGATTCACTCTCTCAGTTTGCCCATCTGTCTGTGGATGAAATGCGGTGCTCATAGCTAAAGCTGTGCCCAATGCCTTATGGAATCTACGCCAAAATTCTGAAGTGAAACGAGCATCCCGATCAGAAACAATTGTAACAGGCACTCCATGCAGCCTTACTATCTCATTCACATACAACTTACACAACGCATCCCCTGAGTAAGTTTTTGCCACAGGAAGGAAGTGTGCAGACTTCGTCAATCGGTCCACAATCACCCAAATTGAGTCATAACCTTGCCTGGACCTAGGCAATCCAGTCACAAAGTCCATGGAGATATCTTCCCATTTCCACACCGGAATTGGTAATGGTTGTAGCATCCCTGCAGGCCTCTGATGTTCTGCCTTCACTCGCTGACATGTAAGACACTTCGACACATGTTCCGCCACATCCCTCTTCATTCCATACCACCAAAATTGTCTTCGTAGGTCCATATACATTTTAGTACCACCTGGATGTATCGTGTATCGAGATCTATGAGCTTCCCGCATGACCTCCTCCTTGAGGTTATCAACACTTGGAACATACAATCTTCCTCGAAATCTCAACCCCCCATCTGCTCTAGTAGCCCACTCAGAAGGGCCCTCCACATTAGGATTAGCAGTCATCTCTGCAATCCTCGCCTGGGCAAATTCATCAAGTGTCTGCCCCTGAATGATCCTGGAAATCAAGGTAGACTGTAAGGTCATACTACCGAGAAAGATTTCATGTCCACCTCTTGTGGGCATAAGGTCAAATTCGGATGCAGCTTCCAACATGAGCCACTCCTGTACCATGAGCGATGCCATGATTACTCGgggcttcctactcaaagcatctgccactACGTTGGCCTTTCCAGGATGATACTCCAAAGTGAAATCATAGTCTTTGATGAGCTCCATCCATCTCCTCTGcctcatgttcaactcctttTGGGAGAATAGATATTTCAGACTCTTATGATCAGAAAAGAGTTCGAACTTCTCACCATACAAATAGtgtctccaaatcttcaaggcaaACACCACTGCAGCTAGCTCTAGATCATGAGTGGGGTAATTCCGCTCATGAACCTTCAGTTGTCTTGAGCCATAAGCAACAACACCACCattctgcatcaacacacaccccaaaccctgatgagatgcatcactgtaaataactaaaccaccaccgctagtaggaatagtcaacactggtGCTGTAGTCAACCTGGTCTTCAGCTCGTTGAAAGCCTTCTCACATTCATCCGTCCATAAGAACTGAGCGTCCTTCCTTGTCAATTTGGTCAAAGCTGAAGCAATACCAGAAAACCCCTCAATGAATCGCCTGTAATACCCTGCCAATCCAAGGAAGCTACGGATTTCCGTAACGGTGGTAGGGCGACTCCAACTCATCACCGCTTCCACCTTCGAAGGATCTACCGAAACTTCATCCTTCGAAACTACATGACCAAGGAACTTGACTTCCTTCTGCCAAAAGTCGCACTTCTCAAACTTGGCAAacaatttcttctctctcagcGTCTGTAGTACAATCCGCAAATGCTCCTCATGCTCATTAGACGACCTTGAATAAATCAAGATGTCGTCCACGAACACTACAACAAATTGATCCAAATAAGGACTGAACGTACGGTTCATTAAGTCCATGAATGCTGCTGGTGCATTAGTTaggccaaaaggcatgacaaggaACTCAAAATGTCCATACCTGGTCCTAAACGCCGTTTTCGGAATATCCTCATCCTTCACCCTtaactggtgatatccagatctcaaatcaatctttgagaacacagtagcctctctaagctgatcgaacaagtcatcaatcctaggtaaagggtacctgttcttgatggtcaccttgttcagctgtcgataatccacacataatcgaagtgaattatccttcttcttcacaaacagcactggtgcaccccaaggagataCACTAGCCTGTATGAACCCCTGAGCCAGTAATCCATCAATCTGAACTTTCAACTCCTGAAGTTCAGCTGGAGCCATCCGATAGGGTGCTTTCGATACAGGAgcagtacctggtatcacatcAATGGAGAAGTCCATTACCCTTTTTGGAGGCAACCCTGGTATCTCCTTAAACACATCAGCATATTCTGAAACTACAGGAATCCCTGTAATCTCAAAAATACTACTCCCTGACTCAATATGAGCCAAAATCCCTGCCCTCATGGCAACGTCGGACCTCAGACAACGGTAATGAAACACCGGTTGTCCAGGAATACGGAAGGACACAATCATcctaaagcaatcaatcaatgcATGGTTCGGGCTCAACCAATCCATACCCAAAATCACATCATATGTGTGATCCGGAATCCCAATCAATGATGCAGAGAACTCTCTACCACCTATCCCAAtagggcaatcatcacaaaacatatccAGCTCAAGAGACACACCCAGAGGTGATGTAACACATAATGATCTAGTAAGAGGCATGACAATCAATCCCAACACATCCACTACtgaactagatatgaaagagtgggaggctcccgtatcaaacaatactctagcaagatagttataaacagataaggtaccttccacCCCAGTGCCTCTCTGACCGATTGCAAAGACTCTAGCTGGTACTGGAGGTAAAAGCCTTTGCTGATTACCCCGTCCTCCAACATGGGGTCGAGTACAGTCCTTGGCAAAGTGTCCAGTCTGTCCGCAACGAAAGCATCCCTTAGCCCTGGGTTTAGTGCAAGCCCTAGAGAGATGACCCAACTCATCGCAGTTATAACATCTCACAGGCGCTGCAGCTGCAACTTGTCTGACAGGTACGGCCCGAataggaggaagaggagctGCTGCTACTCTAGCTGGGGCCTGATGGTGGAACTGAGTCTTTTGTCTCTTCCAGGATCCACCCCTAAAGTCTCTGGATCCACTGTTACCTGCCactgcctttccctttccctgaAAATCCCTCTCAGCTGTTTCCTTCTCCTTATGAATCAAGTTCTGCTGCTCAATGATCAGAGCCTTTGCTAGAATTTCCTTCATGAccttcagttccaaaatggccaCATCAAGCTCAATGGAAGCATTCAACCCCCGCTGAAACTTCTTGGCCAAATCCTCAGCATCCATTGATTTCACAAACCTATATAGCCTAGAGAACTCTGCCTCATACTCTGTCACCGTCATCTTCCCTTGTGTTAGTGAGAGGAACTCCCGTTCCAATTTTTCTCTCACTGAAGCTGGAAAGTACTTCTCTCGGAATAGTCTCACAAAACCATCCCAAGTCAGGGTGGTCACATCAATGGTCTTTTGCATACAATTCCACCACACCCTAGCCTCACCCTTTAGCATGAAAGTGGCTAACTTCCTCTTTTCGATCTCATTACAGTCCATCATCTCAAAATAATTCTCCATATCCTCGACCCATTGATCAGCCACCATGTAATCCATGCTTCCATGAAACTTGGCTGCTCCCAGATGATTAATGTCTCTAGCCAATCTCAACAGACGACCAGGGTCAGCCATTTCACCCATGGGCGGAGTAGGTTGCACACCGATAGAAGACTCTACATCATCGTCATAAAGCTCCTCTATGGGACGGAACCTGTTTCTATCACCAGTTCTACCTTCTCTTACACCCCCACCACGACGTCTAGGCCCACCCCTCGGAATTTCCATTACCTAGGAAGCATAGTATGTTTggttaatacatgtataacactcaaCATAGTATACGTCAATACTattccatattaaccaagtcgatactacaagaaaagtattcacgttcctaagacgacttagcggcct is a genomic window containing:
- the LOC133737164 gene encoding uncharacterized protein LOC133737164 — protein: MEIPRGGPRRRGGGVREGRTGDRNRFRPIEELYDDDVESSIGVQPTPPMGEMADPGRLLRLARDINHLGAAKFHGSMDYMVADQWVEDMENYFEMMDCNEIEKRKLATFMLKGEARVWWNCMQKTIDVTTLTWDGFVRLFREKYFPASVREKLEREFLSLTQGKMTVTEYEAEFSRLYRFVKSMDAEDLAKKFQRGLNASIELDVAILELKVMKEILAKALIIEQQNLIHKEKETAERDFQGKGKAVAGNSGSRDFRGGSWKRQKTQFHHQAPARVAAAPLPPIRAVPVRQVAAAAPVRCYNCDELGHLSRACTKPRAKGCFRCGQTGHFAKDCTRPHVGGRGNQQRLLPPVPARVFAIGQRGTGVEGGREFSASLIGIPDHTYDVILGMDWLSPNHALIDCFRMIVSFRIPGQPVFHYRCLRSDVAMRAGILAHIESGSSIFEITGIPVVSEYADVFKEIPGLPPKRVMDFSIDVIPGTAPVSKAPYRMAPAELQELKVQIDGLLAQGFIQASLRVKDEDIPKTAFRTRYGHFEFLVMPFGLTNAPAAFMDLMNRTFSPYLDQFVVVFVDDILIYSRSSNEHEEHLRIVLQTLREKKLFAKFEKCDFWQKEVKFLGHVVSKDEVSVDPSKVEAVMSWSRPTTVTEIRSFLGLAGFDQIDKEGRSVLMDG